The window AGAGCGTCCATTTTTTTAAGATAATTAGAGGCCAGCCTCTGCGAGGATTTCTGTGAAGCGTTTTTTAATATCTTCTTCTGGCTCAGTAGCAGGAGCTGCAACGCCTGTCGGAATATCTGATCCAGTGAACCGGACAGCTTCTTTGAGTAGCCAGGAGAATGGTACGTCCAGCGTGTAAAGCTGCGAAAGAATGCTGAGGCGCGGAATCAGTGTTTTTAAGCTCTCCATGTCATTATTTTTGAAAGCCTTGTATATGCCGCAGGTTATTTCAGGTGCAAAGTTTGATGTTCCAGGAATAGCACCGTCACCACCGAGCATTAAGGTAGTAAACAGGTATTCATCGAATCCGCAGATGATTTTAAAATCTTTACGTGCGCTTTTGACTTGGAAAATAAGGTCACGGATGTGGCTGATGCAATCTACCGTATCCTTGATGCCGATGATGTTCGGGCAGTCTAAGGCAATGCGTTTAACCAGTGCAGGGGACAAATCTTGTCCTGTCAGAGCGGGGAAATTGTACATCACTACAGGTAGAGAAACGGATTCTGCGATTGTGCGGTAGTGCTTATACAGTCGGTCTTCATTCATGAGTGAGTAGTATGGATTTACGACAATCACTGCATCAGCTCCGATTGAAGCCGCATGTTCGCTCAGTTCGATAACTTCCGCAGTGCCGCATGCTCCGGTACCGATGATAACGGGTTTACGTCCGGCAACTTTTGCTACGCAGAATTCTGCAACCTGCTTGCGAACAGCATTCGTGAGCTGTGAAAACTCACCGGCACTTCCAAGGAAGAGCAGGCCGTCTACATCGCTTTCAACCAGTCTGTCGATAAAAACGCCCATTCCTTTGCTGTCGAATTCGCCGTTGTCATTGAAAATAGTCGGTACTGGTGGAATAATTCCCTCTAAAGAATATAAAGACATTGATAACTCCTTTTTTAGTATGGAACTTTTGTTCCAAAATTATGGTAAATATTAAATCGTCTTTTGTGTAGGGACCCAGACGAAATTATTTATATTGAACGTGGTCAGCTCAGCTATATCAAGCCCATCGAGACAAAGGTTGCTAAAGAGATGATACCTATTACACCACCGATAGCGCGTGGGAGAGTAAGGTATTTCAGGCCTTGTTTTGTGTTCAGGTTGAAGAACTGGGTCATTATCCAGAAACCACTGTCGTTCAAGTGACTGAATATCATGGTTCCGCAGCCGATGGACAGAGTCGCAGCAACCGGGGACAGTCCAAGTGAGTCCATCATGGGAAGAACTATAGCGGCAGCGGTCAAACCTGCGGTTGTCATGGAGCCCACAGCGGTCATTATTATCGAGGCTGTGAAGAAGGGAATAAGAATCGGAAGCAGGCTTGTTCCTGCTACGATGACACCAAGTTCTTTGATGACCGGAGCAGCTTTAAGTATGCCACCCATGGCTCCACCCATAGCGGTAATGAGCAATGGAAGAAGAGCAACCATGAGTCCTCTGCCTACCCATGTTCCAAATATTAGTTCTTTCAGAGACTTATCATTGTTGCCGGTGGTGCGGAAATGATGAGCTTTAACTTTTTCAGACTTGATGAACCCAAGGATTATGGTGAATACGACGCCCAGCAATAATGCGATAACTCTGTCTCCAACGGAAGTGAAGAAGGTAAGAGATGTTCCGCTGTCTTTCATATATACCTTTGCAAAAGATGCAAAAGTAATCAGTACTACTGGAATCAGTATTGGAAGCATGGAGAAAAAGGCGTTTGGCAGTCCTGGTTCATGGATGACAATATCTTCAATCTTATCAGATTTGGCAGGCTCGAAACCTTCAACAAAGTCTTCTCTAGGGGCAATCCATTCTTTAGCTGCCCAGCCGCGCAGTATCAGCCATGTGCCGAAGAATGCTATTGCGGAAATAGTTGTTCCCCAGAAAATGGTCAAACCAAGGTCAGCGCCATACATAAGGGCGATTGCGAGGATACCGGGGGTTGGCGGAACCAGACCGTGAGTAAGTCCAAGTCCCATACTGATGAAAGCGGACATGGAGGACATTGATATTTTTTTACGTACTGACAAGATGGAGGCGATTGGAGCGGTCAGCACCATGGTTATGTCGCCAAATACTGGAATGGAGACGATGAAAGCTGTAAGTGCGGGGGCAAGTTCCAAAGCGCGCCCACGGAACAACCTGATGAAAAAGTTGGAAATTGCCGTGGCTGCGCCGGTATCCTGAATACCCATTGCCAAAATGGAACCCAGGATGATGGTAACGCCAATGCCTTTTAAAGTTCCGCCGAACCCTGCATTGATCAGATTGACCGATCCTATAATTCCGTTATTCAGAGCCAGTCCAAGTCCAAGGCTGGTAAAGAAAAGCGCAAGAACTGGATGCATTTTTACTTTCATGATCAGCAGCATTAAGAAAATAATAGCAACTGCTAGAACTACTAGAAAAAATATTGGAGTCATTGTTTCCCTCTTTTTAAATTTGAGTCGGAAGCAAAGGCAAGGCCTGTACCGACATTTCTGTTTTAACTATTCTCCTAGAAAAAGCACATGTTGTGCGTAGAACCCACTTTCAGTCAAATACCGCACAGGGAAAAATAATACTTGTAATTATTAACCTCCTTCACGCCGGGGCCACTATGCTGCTACCGGTTCCGGCAGTTATGAGTTCAGAACATTGCGCACTGCTCTTTTGATCCTCATAAGTGGTCCACTCCCCCCACAATTGATTTTTAATGTGCGATATTGTCGCACATTGTCCACATTATCCTGCCCAATATTAAATAATATTACATAATATCGTTATTACTCACTAAATATATTAATTAAGTGAGGTTGCTTGTAGTCATTATCACTGTTTAAAACGTTTTGAACCGCAGTTTGGAATATCTAGCTGCATTTATGAACACATTTTTACCGCAAAGCGGGGTTTTAATATTCTAACTATTATTTGTGCGACAATATAGCACGCTGTTCACATAGTGTGTGAAAAAAAATTAAATGGCTGCGCTGATTTGTTTAGCAACGGTGGTGATCGTTTCAGACACCTGAGCGACCATTTTTGATGAAATACCTGCTTTAGCTCCTGAAAGGCTGACTGAAGCAACAACTTCTCCGTTTTGCGCAAAGATAGGAGCTGCAATACACATCAACCCTGCAACGTGTTCCTCATCGTCGATACTGAATCCACGCTTACGGATTGTTTCAAGTTCTTGCTGCAGTTCATCCACACTCGTAATACAGTTTGGTCCCCGCCGTTCAAGCGGCACCATCTGTTTGAGCAATCGTTCCCGTCTGGTTTCGGGCATGAAAGCAAGTAAACATTTGCCTACAGCTGTACAGTACATGGGGTTTTCTGCTCCGACTTCCGATTGCATAAAGATCGCATTTTTCCCCCGTATTTTTTCAATATAGACCACCATACCGTTGCGTTCAACAGTCAGATGAACTGTTTCCGAAAACTCTTGAACAAGTTTTTCCAGAAATGGAGTGGCTCTACGGACCAGAATACTGTGTCTCCGCACTTGTCCACCGAGTCGAAGCAACTTGAGTCCTAGGGAATAGCGGGAGTCTCTGGGATTTTGTTCCAGATAGCCTTTTTGAGCCAAGGTACTGATTAAGCTGAAAGCTGTACTTTTACTGAGATCAAGCAGGTTGGCGATTTCAGTTACGCTCAGTTCTTTGGTTGAGCTATTGTATAACTCCAATATGCTCAACGCTCTAACTACTGATTGTATTTGTCTGCCTTCACCCATGCCTTTTTCTCCTGTGCGACATTGTCGCATTGTGTTTACTGTCCTGATCCATAACTGCCAGCTGTTTTGGGACTTGTCAACTCTTTGGATAATAATTAGGGTTCATTCTGTGCCTTTTTTTAGAGATACAGGTAAAGACTGAGTGTAATTTCCAAAATATTTGCAATATATTTGAGTAAACTTTTCTGGCAATGATCAAAGATAATAAATTAGAACTCAAATTCTAACTTAACCTCTCTTGACGTCACTGCGATTATTTTGAATCATAAGTCCGGTGTCCGTTTTGGCGTAAAGACTGCTAATAAAAAAATAAGACTGGTTAAAAATGGAAAATATAGAAAATATTAATCGCGGTTCAAAAATTATAATTCTTAAATCTGAAAACACATATTCAGCTGATGTTGAGACATTTATTCCGCAGGGTGTATGTTCAACAATGATCAACTTTGCAGTGGAAGACGGTAAGCTTGTTTACGTAGATTTTACCGGTGGCTGTCCGGGAAATCTCAAGGCTATATCTGCGTTGATTACTGATATGCCTGTTCAAGAAATTGTCGGTAAGCTCAAAGGCATCACCTGCGGTAACAAGAGTACCTCTTGCGCCGATCAGTTATGCAAAGCTCTTGATGGGTATATGAAATAGAAAAGCTGATGATGGAATAGTGAACTGTAATATGAATTATTGGAATGGGACGTTGCGTGCATATATTTCGTCGTGGGTGTAGGTGAATTCGCCGTATAGATTTTTCCGGTGGGATAATGTTTTGTGTTAAAAAATAGAAAATCCGGAAGGTGATAAATTCACCTTCCGGATTTTTTGTAAGAATATAAAAACCTTATAAACTAGCGTATGTGATTAGCCGCAGGTCGTGTAACCGCAGGCTTTACATATTTTACATCCGCCCTCAGGTACGTAAGCTTTTTTGCCGCATTCAGGGCATGGGCTTCCAAGTTCTTTGGAAACTATGGTTTGATCATCCATATCAAGTGATATGTAGTTGCGCAGGATGCGGGAGATAATGGCAGCCGCATCGATTATATTGTAGCTGGAACGGTCCAGCTGCGTAATAATGCGGTCGATAGGCATGCCCACGCGAAGCAGAAGACTGGTTAAACGGGTGATTGTTTCCCATAGAGAATATTTCTCCTGAAAAACCTGCTCGTTATAGATACCTGATCCGGTTAAGCCTGCTTCTTTTGGCAGCTTGACGAATATTTCAATAGGGTTGCCGGATTCATCTACGGATACAATGATATACATCTTGGACCCTTTCCATGTAACCCTATGGCGCTCTGCCCGTTCGATATCATTCAGCTCTCTTTCACGTAAGCTCGGGAATTGTCCGAGCATTGTGGGATCAGCGTCCTGCGTATCTTCTTTCTTGCTCAGTACACCTTTTTTACAACCGTTGCGGAAGACAGTCACTCCTTTGAGGCCGTGTCTCCATGCTTCAATGTAAATCTGGAAGATGGTTTCCCGTGGTGTATCTTCGGAAAGATTAATGGTCGAAGAAATGGAACTGTCTGTGAATTCCTGAACAGCGGCCTGCAAACGGATGCGGTCCATATAGTCAAGTTCATCAGATTGAACGTAATTCAATTTCTCTTTAAGTTGCAGAGCCGTATACTTGCCGAACAGCTCTTCCTGATTAGTTTCAAGCATCCATTTCAGCGGAGGCATATGGATGAACTCAAAAACTTTTCCAGCTTCAAGGCGGGTTTCGCGGGTGTAGCTGAAAAGAAACGCAGGTTCGATTCCGGATGTGCAGTTGTCAGACATGATGGAAATGGAACCTGAAGGCCCGACGGTGTTGAAAGCCGTATGGCGCAGACCGTTATCCATAATCTTTTTCTGTAACTTTTTGGGCAGTCCGAGGTTTGTGATGTACGGGCATTCCAGAAACCGTTTTCTGGCCTCAGGAGCTTTTAAAGCTTCCACAACCCCGAAGCGTCCGGCTATATCCGCGCTGACAGATATTTCGGTTATGGCTTTATCCCGAAGGATCTTTTTGATGAAGTCTATTGACTCTTCGCTGCCGTAGCGCATGCCGAGCATCGCAAGCATGTCGCCAAGTCCGGTGAATTCTATGCCGATCCGTTTACCGTACTTGTCTGCATCCCTATGCTGCTGAAGAGGATGCTTGCTCTGGTTCAGATCAGACATGGTATCCATAAAGGCAACGGTGCGCGTTAAGTCATCGCGGAACAGGTCTTCGTCGAACTGAGCTTCCTTCGTGAAGGGATTAACTACATATTTGAACAGAACCATGGCTCCTAAGAGGCAGTTGTTCCAGTAGCCGAGTCCTTGTTCACCGCAGGGGTTGGTGGACATTGGTTTAAGGCGCAAAGGGTCGATGAATGTACCGGGGGTATTGCGCTGAGTCGTATCCTGATAAAGGATTCCCGGGTCGCCGGACTGCCATGCGGAACTGCTGATTTCTTCAAGCAATCCCCGTGCTTTGACTGTTGTATATGGCTTGAAAGGAAGGCCGAATTCCTGCCAGCGGCTGTAGTCTCCGTCCCAGAGAAGGTTATAAACTGAATTGACGGGGTCGAAGATGTCTGACTTCTCGTTGCGCCGTCTGGAAGGAGAAAATAAAAGTGTGCCTTCAGGAAGGTCCGCCTGTTTCTCATTCACGGGTAGATCAGGTTTGACTTTTATCTGATACTTTTCCGGATCAAGGGCTGTCACTTTGTAGATGATTTCAGCTTCAAGGCGATCTCCCACTTGAGGATCAAGGGCATTATAGACCTCAGGCAGCAATTGCAAAGTCGCTGCATCACATATCTTGCCTGTCACTTTATTCATTTCAGGAAAAACAAACGTCCAGTCCTTGTCGTCTTCCACAGCCTGCATGAATTCGTCAGTAATTTTGAGGCTTATATTGGCCCCGAATACATCCTGAGTTTTTCCTGTAAGGGAGTCCACACCGAAAATTTCTTCAGGTTTACTTTTGCTCCAGATAAAACGGCGGGTGTCAGGATGCCTGATATCCATTGATATCATGAGTGCGCCGCGTCTGCCGTTTTGGCCTATGGTGTTTGTCAGTTCACTGAAAAGAGGCATGAAGCTGACAGCTCCGGAAGATGTGACAGCTGCGTTATTCACAGGGTCGCCGGAAGGGCGCAATATGGTAATATCTATCCCGCTGCCGCCGCGGTAAGAATAAGTCCGTGCGAGTTTTTTCTGAGCTTCGAAGATACCTTCTAAGGAGTCTGATTCGATTTTTGCTAAATAACAGTTGCTGAGGGAACATTTAGCGTAGTCGTTGCCGAGGCCGGATAGAATAGATCCGGCAGGTATGAAGCGTCCTGCTTGAAGCATTTCGCACACCTGTTCGTTTTCCTGATTTTCAAAGCTGGAGTGCTTTAAAAATTCGCGGCAAAGCCTGTTTTTAACATCACCAAATGAGTGTTCCTGAAGGTGTCCCTTGCTGTCACGGATCTGATATTTTTTAGAGCTGACTGTTTCTTGAAAGCGTCTGTGCTCTTCTAAGGCCATTTTGGCGGATTCACGAGTGATAACTGGTTGTTTGGTCATTCTTTTTCAAGGTCCTTTGAAGGGATTTTCCACGTATTCCTTTACTCACAGAGCAAAACACTAGCGATATCGCAAACGGAAAGTTGCGGACATGCAAGGTCCTCACAGTGAGAAAAAGGTATTAGCTTGTGGTGCAGGCGGCCCAGAAGGCTATTTCTGCAGAATTTTTTGGGGCCGAATGATTTTTAAGGTCTTAAAAGACAGACTCATTCGGTAGATGGAAAATATCTGCATAATGCAGACATGCTTCAGGCAGGGGAGCTGGCTTTTTTTATTCATAATGAACAAAAAATACAGCGGCAGAACCGCCCCGGAATCTGACCGGGTTCCCTTTTCAAAATTTAGAAAAACTAAATTCCTGAAGTGCAAAATCAACGTAGGACAGTTTACCAAACCATCATTTTTGGTCAAGACCTTTCTAGAGTTTTTCATGACTGAAGCTTGTCAGCCCTTGGGAGAGTAAGTGTGGGATGGAGATATTAACTGGTTTTCCACAGGTATGTGTTTCTGTTCGTAACTATTTAACCAGCTGTTTTGTAAATAATTGTTGAAAATTGTAACTAGCGATCGGTTGGTCTGAAATATGGAAATTATTTTGCTGATGAATTTTAGTAATTCAAACTTCAACTTCTCATAACTGTGCGAGCAGCTCAGAAAATAAAGCTCAATTTTATTTAGTTGAAATAGATGCTTTTTTATTGTGCCGTTTGCCTCGTATAATGTTTAAATTTCTCTCGTCATTAATCCATGTTGTAAAAATAATTCAGGCGAATTTCTACTTAGCAATAGCAATTGTCCATATATAGGGAAAATTACAATAAATTAATAAATATATTGAAATAGCTGAGTTTAAAGCGGTATAAAACTTTGGGACTTGATTTCTGTGTTGAAAAATAAATTATTATTAAGCTCAACAGTTTACCGAAAAAGTTATCGCTATGGCTCCTAAAGGAGGAGCCCGTGACGCTGCGCTCGCTTTGGAAGCAGCAAGTTCAGCTCAGAAAAGCTGGGCGGCTAAATCCTGCATTGAACGCACCGGTTATCTTAAAAAATGGCCGAAATTATCAGGGCTAACCGTGAAAAGGTGGCACGAACTTTAGCCGAAGAGCAAGCTAAAATTTTACCTCTCGCCCAAGTGTAAATTGATGCGACAGCCGAATATTTTGACTATTACGCCGGATGGGCACGTAAATACGAGGGCGAGGTTATTCAGAGTGATAATCCAAAAGAAAATATACTTCTCTATCGTCAGCCTATCGGTGTTGTTGTCGGTGTCTGCCCTTGGAACTTCCCTTTCTTTGTCATGGCCCGCAATGTAGCTCCTTCCTTGCTGACAGGTTGTACCATTGTTTTAAAACCGTGCAGTGAAACTCCGAACACCACTTTTGAATTTGCCAAGCTGATTTCCAGCATAAGGCTGCCAAAAGGTATGCTTAACTTTGTATCCGGCGGCGGTAGCTCTTTGGGTGATGCTTTGGTCAGAAGCCCTCAGGTAGGTCTGGTTACTCTGACAGGCAGTGTGGATACAGGGCCGCGTATCATTTCTGCTTCTGCTGAAAATATTACTAAAACTTTACTTGAACTGGGCGGAAAGGCGCCGGGTATCATTTGCGCAGACTGCGCCATGGATATGGCCGTTAAAGCAGTTGTTGATTCCAGAATAATATTCTCCGGCCAGGTCAGCAACTGCGCTGAGCGTGTCTATGTAGAAGCTGAAGTTTACGACGAGTTTATGGATAAGCTGCTTGAATAGGAAGTTGCTTTAAAGGGTCTTGCCAATCGACCAGCCATTTTGTAGAAATATTTTATGACTCCAGCAATTAATACAGCTAAAAAATTTAAAATTAAGTATACTGTTCACGAGTATGAACACGATCCAGCCGCAGAAGCCTATGGCAAAGAAGCTGCTGAGAAATTGGGTGTTGAGCCTGAACGTGTTTTTAAAACGCTTGTAGTAGCGAACGAAAAGCAACTTTTCGTAGCAATAGTGCCTGTCTTAAAGCATCTTGATCTAAAATTGCTGGCTAAGGCTGCCGGAGTTAAAAAGATCGCTATGGCGGATGTAAAACTTGTTGAACGGACCACCGGTTATGTAGTCGGCGGCGTCAGCCCGCTTGGTCAGAAAAAGTTGCTGCCGACCTTCATTGAT is drawn from Desulfovibrio gilichinskyi and contains these coding sequences:
- a CDS encoding dihydrodipicolinate synthase family protein: MSLYSLEGIIPPVPTIFNDNGEFDSKGMGVFIDRLVESDVDGLLFLGSAGEFSQLTNAVRKQVAEFCVAKVAGRKPVIIGTGACGTAEVIELSEHAASIGADAVIVVNPYYSLMNEDRLYKHYRTIAESVSLPVVMYNFPALTGQDLSPALVKRIALDCPNIIGIKDTVDCISHIRDLIFQVKSARKDFKIICGFDEYLFTTLMLGGDGAIPGTSNFAPEITCGIYKAFKNNDMESLKTLIPRLSILSQLYTLDVPFSWLLKEAVRFTGSDIPTGVAAPATEPEEDIKKRFTEILAEAGL
- the ybaK gene encoding Cys-tRNA(Pro) deacylase; the encoded protein is MTPAINTAKKFKIKYTVHEYEHDPAAEAYGKEAAEKLGVEPERVFKTLVVANEKQLFVAIVPVLKHLDLKLLAKAAGVKKIAMADVKLVERTTGYVVGGVSPLGQKKLLPTFIDSSAENHETIFVSAGRRGMDIELSPHDLATPLKGTFAAIAK
- a CDS encoding TIGR03905 family TSCPD domain-containing protein, producing the protein MENIENINRGSKIIILKSENTYSADVETFIPQGVCSTMINFAVEDGKLVYVDFTGGCPGNLKAISALITDMPVQEIVGKLKGITCGNKSTSCADQLCKALDGYMK
- a CDS encoding IclR family transcriptional regulator, with translation MGEGRQIQSVVRALSILELYNSSTKELSVTEIANLLDLSKSTAFSLISTLAQKGYLEQNPRDSRYSLGLKLLRLGGQVRRHSILVRRATPFLEKLVQEFSETVHLTVERNGMVVYIEKIRGKNAIFMQSEVGAENPMYCTAVGKCLLAFMPETRRERLLKQMVPLERRGPNCITSVDELQQELETIRKRGFSIDDEEHVAGLMCIAAPIFAQNGEVVASVSLSGAKAGISSKMVAQVSETITTVAKQISAAI
- a CDS encoding aldehyde dehydrogenase family protein; translation: MDATAEYFDYYAGWARKYEGEVIQSDNPKENILLYRQPIGVVVGVCPWNFPFFVMARNVAPSLLTGCTIVLKPCSETPNTTFEFAKLISSIRLPKGMLNFVSGGGSSLGDALVRSPQVGLVTLTGSVDTGPRIISASAENITKTLLELGGKAPGIICADCAMDMAVKAVVDSRIIFSGQVSNCAERVYVEAEVYDEFMDKLLE
- a CDS encoding GntP family permease, giving the protein MTPIFFLVVLAVAIIFLMLLIMKVKMHPVLALFFTSLGLGLALNNGIIGSVNLINAGFGGTLKGIGVTIILGSILAMGIQDTGAATAISNFFIRLFRGRALELAPALTAFIVSIPVFGDITMVLTAPIASILSVRKKISMSSMSAFISMGLGLTHGLVPPTPGILAIALMYGADLGLTIFWGTTISAIAFFGTWLILRGWAAKEWIAPREDFVEGFEPAKSDKIEDIVIHEPGLPNAFFSMLPILIPVVLITFASFAKVYMKDSGTSLTFFTSVGDRVIALLLGVVFTIILGFIKSEKVKAHHFRTTGNNDKSLKELIFGTWVGRGLMVALLPLLITAMGGAMGGILKAAPVIKELGVIVAGTSLLPILIPFFTASIIMTAVGSMTTAGLTAAAIVLPMMDSLGLSPVAATLSIGCGTMIFSHLNDSGFWIMTQFFNLNTKQGLKYLTLPRAIGGVIGIISLATFVSMGLI
- a CDS encoding ribonucleoside-diphosphate reductase — encoded protein: MTKQPVITRESAKMALEEHRRFQETVSSKKYQIRDSKGHLQEHSFGDVKNRLCREFLKHSSFENQENEQVCEMLQAGRFIPAGSILSGLGNDYAKCSLSNCYLAKIESDSLEGIFEAQKKLARTYSYRGGSGIDITILRPSGDPVNNAAVTSSGAVSFMPLFSELTNTIGQNGRRGALMISMDIRHPDTRRFIWSKSKPEEIFGVDSLTGKTQDVFGANISLKITDEFMQAVEDDKDWTFVFPEMNKVTGKICDAATLQLLPEVYNALDPQVGDRLEAEIIYKVTALDPEKYQIKVKPDLPVNEKQADLPEGTLLFSPSRRRNEKSDIFDPVNSVYNLLWDGDYSRWQEFGLPFKPYTTVKARGLLEEISSSAWQSGDPGILYQDTTQRNTPGTFIDPLRLKPMSTNPCGEQGLGYWNNCLLGAMVLFKYVVNPFTKEAQFDEDLFRDDLTRTVAFMDTMSDLNQSKHPLQQHRDADKYGKRIGIEFTGLGDMLAMLGMRYGSEESIDFIKKILRDKAITEISVSADIAGRFGVVEALKAPEARKRFLECPYITNLGLPKKLQKKIMDNGLRHTAFNTVGPSGSISIMSDNCTSGIEPAFLFSYTRETRLEAGKVFEFIHMPPLKWMLETNQEELFGKYTALQLKEKLNYVQSDELDYMDRIRLQAAVQEFTDSSISSTINLSEDTPRETIFQIYIEAWRHGLKGVTVFRNGCKKGVLSKKEDTQDADPTMLGQFPSLRERELNDIERAERHRVTWKGSKMYIIVSVDESGNPIEIFVKLPKEAGLTGSGIYNEQVFQEKYSLWETITRLTSLLLRVGMPIDRIITQLDRSSYNIIDAAAIISRILRNYISLDMDDQTIVSKELGSPCPECGKKAYVPEGGCKICKACGYTTCG